Proteins co-encoded in one Gemmatimonadaceae bacterium genomic window:
- a CDS encoding NAD-dependent epimerase/dehydratase family protein, translating to MSPSRRTFLKLTAAAGGAIGMGALPDLGFAATPTPTPRATVPPVGRAATPLNILIIGGTGFTGPEQVNYALARGHQVTLFNRNKTRPDFFKGRVTELIGDLNDDTRALEGKEFDVVIDNPTTSPIWVRNVARYMMGHTKHYIFISTLSVYPDNSHPGADESDGLTPLPAGIDPFAVPASQARNYYGALKTYCEGLVQKDYAGMFTIIRPGLIVGPLDPSDRFTYWPARIDRGGEVLAPGVPEEPVQFIDARDLAEWTVRMAENRTLGIYNGMGPIAPLTMAEMLYGMKAVTTAGAQFTWVPADFLREQKISAWRDMPVWVPWPGRDAGFMARNNARAIAAGLTFRPLAVTAKDTLDWNRTRPAAQQQALADGKIAGIPAAREAQVLAAWKAKQAAGR from the coding sequence ATGTCCCCATCCCGCCGCACCTTTCTCAAACTGACCGCGGCCGCAGGCGGCGCGATCGGAATGGGCGCCCTCCCCGATCTCGGGTTCGCCGCCACGCCGACGCCCACCCCGCGCGCGACCGTGCCGCCCGTGGGCCGCGCGGCCACCCCGCTGAACATCCTGATCATCGGCGGCACGGGGTTCACCGGTCCCGAGCAGGTGAACTACGCGCTGGCCCGCGGGCACCAGGTGACGCTGTTCAACCGCAACAAGACGCGCCCCGACTTCTTCAAGGGCCGCGTCACGGAATTGATCGGCGATCTGAACGACGACACGCGCGCGCTCGAGGGCAAGGAGTTCGATGTCGTGATCGACAATCCCACGACATCGCCGATCTGGGTGCGGAACGTGGCCCGGTACATGATGGGCCACACCAAGCACTACATCTTCATCTCCACCCTCTCGGTGTATCCCGACAACAGCCATCCGGGCGCCGACGAATCCGACGGCCTCACGCCGCTACCGGCCGGCATCGATCCGTTCGCCGTGCCGGCGTCGCAGGCGCGCAACTACTACGGCGCGCTGAAGACGTATTGCGAGGGCCTGGTGCAGAAGGACTACGCCGGGATGTTCACGATCATCCGTCCGGGCCTGATCGTGGGACCGCTCGATCCGTCGGACCGCTTCACCTACTGGCCGGCGCGCATCGATCGCGGCGGCGAGGTGCTGGCGCCGGGCGTGCCCGAGGAGCCGGTGCAATTCATCGACGCCCGCGACCTCGCCGAATGGACCGTGCGCATGGCTGAGAATCGCACGCTCGGCATCTACAACGGCATGGGGCCGATCGCGCCGCTGACGATGGCCGAGATGCTGTACGGCATGAAGGCGGTGACCACGGCGGGCGCGCAGTTCACGTGGGTGCCGGCCGACTTCCTGCGCGAGCAGAAGATCTCGGCGTGGCGCGACATGCCGGTGTGGGTGCCGTGGCCCGGACGCGACGCCGGGTTCATGGCGCGCAACAACGCCCGGGCCATCGCCGCCGGCCTCACCTTCCGTCCGCTCGCGGTGACGGCCAAGGACACGCTCGACTGGAACCGCACGCGCCCCGCGGCGCAGCAGCAGGCGCTGGCCGACGGGAAGATCGCGGGCATCCCGGCGGCGCGTGAAGCCCAGGTGCTCGCCGCCTGGAAGGCCAAGCAGGCGGCGGGCCGGTGA
- a CDS encoding MFS transporter — translation MSAMRGAAGGAGDAPIGGRVHAWLAHMVDVRPDEVRPMLMAFAYFFFVLSGYFILRPIRDAVAAASGVSQLPWLFAGTLTAMLVCQPMFSALVVRFPVRRFIPITYHFFIANLLAFYALMRLAPADGSLANVWTGRAFFIWTSVFNLFVVSVFWCFMADIYRSGQGKRLFGFIGVGGTLGAIAGSGVTALLARQIGVVNLLLVSAALLELAVLMVILFPVRRDGGATAVGTEQIDRAPIGGSVWAGFTSVMKSPYLAGIAVFLILYTVGSTFLYFEQSDIVGRFYHGSAARTAVLAQIELVGQTLTVLIQMFFTGRVIRWIGLTATLAFLPVLTMLGFGALGVMPVFTALALFIVLRRASNFALTNPAMEVLFTVVPREDKYKAKSFIETFVYRGGDQIAAWTYAGLAALGLGLTGIAFAAVPMAAVWLMLGLWLGRKQAELAGDVPPTVPVFPQPEVS, via the coding sequence GTGAGCGCGATGCGCGGAGCGGCGGGCGGCGCCGGCGACGCGCCGATCGGCGGGCGCGTCCATGCGTGGCTCGCCCACATGGTGGATGTGCGCCCGGACGAGGTGCGCCCGATGCTCATGGCGTTCGCGTACTTCTTCTTCGTCCTCAGCGGGTACTTCATTCTCCGGCCCATCCGCGACGCGGTGGCCGCGGCGTCGGGGGTGTCGCAGCTCCCGTGGCTGTTTGCCGGCACGCTCACCGCGATGCTCGTGTGCCAGCCGATGTTCTCGGCGCTGGTGGTGCGGTTCCCGGTGCGCCGGTTCATCCCCATCACGTATCACTTCTTCATTGCCAACCTGCTGGCGTTCTACGCGCTCATGCGCCTGGCGCCGGCCGACGGATCGCTAGCCAACGTGTGGACGGGACGCGCGTTCTTCATCTGGACCAGCGTGTTCAATCTGTTCGTGGTGTCGGTGTTCTGGTGCTTCATGGCCGACATCTACCGGAGCGGGCAAGGCAAGCGGCTGTTCGGATTCATCGGCGTGGGCGGCACGCTCGGGGCCATCGCCGGCTCGGGGGTGACGGCGCTGCTGGCGCGGCAGATCGGCGTGGTGAACCTGCTGCTCGTCTCGGCGGCGCTGCTCGAGCTGGCCGTGCTGATGGTGATCCTCTTTCCCGTGCGGCGCGACGGCGGGGCGACGGCGGTGGGCACCGAGCAGATCGACCGCGCGCCGATCGGCGGCAGCGTGTGGGCCGGCTTCACCAGCGTGATGAAGTCGCCCTATCTGGCCGGCATCGCGGTCTTCCTGATTCTCTACACCGTGGGGTCCACGTTCCTGTACTTCGAGCAGTCCGACATCGTGGGCCGGTTCTACCACGGGAGCGCGGCCCGCACGGCGGTGCTGGCGCAGATCGAGCTCGTGGGGCAGACGCTCACCGTGCTCATCCAGATGTTCTTCACCGGTCGCGTGATCCGGTGGATCGGGCTTACGGCCACGCTCGCGTTCCTGCCGGTGCTGACGATGCTCGGCTTCGGCGCGCTGGGCGTGATGCCCGTGTTCACCGCGCTGGCGCTGTTCATCGTGCTGCGGCGGGCGAGCAACTTCGCGCTCACCAATCCGGCCATGGAAGTGCTGTTCACCGTGGTGCCGCGCGAGGACAAGTACAAGGCCAAGAGCTTCATCGAGACGTTCGTGTATCGCGGCGGCGATCAGATCGCGGCGTGGACGTATGCCGGGCTGGCGGCGCTGGGCCTGGGTCTCACGGGCATCGCCTTCGCGGCGGTGCCGATGGCCGCCGTGTGGCTGATGCTCGGCTTGTGGCTGGGCCGCAAGCAGGCCGAGTTGGCAGGCGATGTCCCGCCGACGGTGCCGGTGTTTCCCCAACCTGAGGTGAGTTGA